The Pirellulaceae bacterium region ACTTCAGCAATGCCAGCGCGACGTCTCCCCAGGTACAATACCCAGTCAATCCGCGTTCAGCGGCATTGTCAACCATGGCTATGGTCGTTTGGGAGCGGCTTGGGGGCAATTATAGCGCTGGCAATCAGCCCCATTGTGCCGGTCAGGGGGCAAACGCAGGTTACTACCGCCACCGCAGTTGGTGAGATAGCTGACATTAACAGCATCGCCTTGGATATGCCGTCGCAGGCTGCAGGTTCGTCGAACGCTGAAGGAGTTGCGGGAGCCGCTTCGATTGTCCCGGGTCAAGTCACGGAGGATGCAGAGGCTGAAGCCCAAAAGAAGGCCAAAGCTGCTGCGGATGCCCGAAAGAAGCAGGAGGAGTTGAAGAAAAAGGTGGCGACGGCTCACAAGCCAGTCTACTATCTGAACGATTTCTCCTACGTGCTTGACCCGGCCTATCGCGGCTACCAACTGGGTGATGGGCTCAAGCGCCGTCCATTGTTGCATAACGGTCGCTACGACATTGGTGGCGAATATCGACTGCGCTATCACAGTGAAAACAATATGCGCGGCTTGGGGTTAACCGGCAACGACGATGATTTTTTATTGCGTCGCAGTCGGTTGTATGGAAACTTCGAGCCCACCGAAAATCTACGCGTATTTGCCGAAATGATTGACGCGCGCAGCGACTTCGAGAATTTCAATCCGCGAGGAATCGAAGTCAACGAGTACGACATGTTGAATTTATTTGTCGATGCTCGGTTATGGTCTAATGGTGATAAGTCCCTGACCGCTCGTGCAGGCCGCCAAGAATTGCTATTTGGCGATCAACGCGTCATTTCGCCTTTGGACTGGGCCAATACGCGACGAACCTTTGACGGATATCGCGCGACTGCCAAAACTAAAACCTTAACTGTGGATGGATTTTGGACCAACCCGGTATTTCCCGATGCCCAGCGCTTTGACTCGCCGACCTTGGATCAAGAGTTTATGGGATTGTATACGTCATGCACAGCTCGTAAGAACGAGACCATTGACCTGTATGCTTTGCGATATTTAAACCATACTGGCGCAAATGATTACGACATCAATACACTTGGCTCGCGCTGGAATGGCAGCAGCGGTGATTTTCTATGGGATCTTGAAGGTGCCTACCAAGGCGGGCGTAACACCGATGGCTCCGACCATGATGCTGGTGCCTTTACCATCGGTGCGGGTCACAAGCTGAGTGCCTCTGAGACGAATCCGATCCTGTGGCTATACTTTGACTGGGCGTCCGGTGACGACGCACGTGGCGCCGGCAATGGCTACCACCATCTATTCCCGCTGGCCCACCGCTACAACGGCTTGATGGACCTCTATGGTCGCCGCAATTTGGGCGATGCTAATGCACTCTTGACCTGCAAGCCAACCAAGAAGCTGAATAT contains the following coding sequences:
- a CDS encoding alginate export family protein yields the protein MPARRLPRYNTQSIRVQRHCQPWLWSFGSGLGAIIALAISPIVPVRGQTQVTTATAVGEIADINSIALDMPSQAAGSSNAEGVAGAASIVPGQVTEDAEAEAQKKAKAAADARKKQEELKKKVATAHKPVYYLNDFSYVLDPAYRGYQLGDGLKRRPLLHNGRYDIGGEYRLRYHSENNMRGLGLTGNDDDFLLRRSRLYGNFEPTENLRVFAEMIDARSDFENFNPRGIEVNEYDMLNLFVDARLWSNGDKSLTARAGRQELLFGDQRVISPLDWANTRRTFDGYRATAKTKTLTVDGFWTNPVFPDAQRFDSPTLDQEFMGLYTSCTARKNETIDLYALRYLNHTGANDYDINTLGSRWNGSSGDFLWDLEGAYQGGRNTDGSDHDAGAFTIGAGHKLSASETNPILWLYFDWASGDDARGAGNGYHHLFPLAHRYNGLMDLYGRRNLGDANALLTCKPTKKLNMIVWYHYFWLVNGNDTPYSVVMTPFNPGNAPGSRDLGHELDLLGIYAIAPRQQLQVGFSYFWSGAYYSRTPGVPTSSDANFLYTQWSIAY